In the genome of Raphanus sativus cultivar WK10039 chromosome 4, ASM80110v3, whole genome shotgun sequence, one region contains:
- the LOC108811554 gene encoding agamous-like MADS-box protein AGL18 — protein MSTSPFPSSQIYKYERIESRTDTVMLRMNNNFYFVLLKIMVRTDESLRSELERLRLAVERLKGKELEGMSFWELISLEKRLNDSLHSVKKVGRSRL, from the exons ATGTCGACGTCTCCGTTTCCTTCGTCTCAAATCTATAAATATGAGCGAATTGAGAGTAGGACGGATACAGTAATGCTCCGGATGAACAACAACTTCTACTTTGTTCTTCTCAAGATAATG GTGCGGACAGATGAATCTTTGAGGAGCGAACTTGAGAGATTACGGCTTGCAGTTGA GAGACTCAAGGGTAAGGAGCTTGAAGGTATGAGTTTTTGGGAACTTATTTCTCTTGAAAAGCGGTTGAATGATAGCTTGCATAGCGTCAAAaag GTAGGAAGATCCCGGTTATAG
- the LOC130511894 gene encoding NEDD8-conjugating enzyme Ubc12-like, translating into MIGLFKVKEKQREQAQNASRGGGASVKKQSAGELRLHKDISELNLPSSCTISFPNGKDDLMNFEVSIKPDDGYYHNGKFVFTFQVSPVYPHEAPKVKCKTKVYHPNIDLEGNVCLNILREDWKPVLNINTVIYGLFHLFTEPNSEDPLNHEAAQVLRDNPKLFETNVRRAMTGGYVGQTFFPRCI; encoded by the exons ATGATTGGACTGTTTAAAGTAAAGGAGAAGCAAAGGGAACAAGCTCAGAACGCTagcagaggaggaggagcttcTGTCAAGAAGCAATCTGCCGGTGAACTTCGTCTCCACAAAG ATATATCAGAGTTGAATCTTCCGAGCTCTTGCACGATATCATTTCCCAATGGCAAAGATGATTTGATGAACTTTGAAGTCTCCATTAAACCCGATGATGGTTACTACCA TAATGGTAAGTTTGTTTTCACCTTCCAAGTCTCTCCTGTCTATCCTCATGAAGCTCCTAAAGTTAAATGCAAAACCAAG GTTTATCATCCCAATATCGATTTGGAAGGAAACGTTTGCCTCAACATCTTGCGTGAAGACTGGAAACCTGTTCTCAACATTAACACTGTTATCTATGGACTCTTCCATCTTTTCACG GAACCCAACTCTGAAGATCCCTTGAACCATGAAGCTGCGCAGGTTTTAAGGGATAACCCAAAGCTCTTTGAGACCAATGTCCGTAGAGCTATGACCGGTGGATATGTTGGTCAAACCTTCTTCCCTCGCTGTATCTAA
- the LOC108829322 gene encoding BES1/BZR1 homolog protein 2 yields the protein MAAGGGGGGSSSGRTPTWKERENNKRRERRRRAITAKIYSGLRGQGNYKLPKHCDNNEVLKALCLEAGWIVEDDGTTYRKGSKPPASDMLGTPTTFSTNSSIQPSPQSSAFPSPAPSYHGSPVSSSFPSPSRYDGNPSSYLLLPFLHNIASSIPANLPPLRISNSAPVTPPLSSPTSRGSKRKLMTQQLPTNGLRHPLFAISAPSSPTRRAGHQTPPTIPECDESEESSFEDSGRWINFQSTAPSSPTFNLVNQTSMVIDMKRSDWGISGMNMKGSEFEFENRTVKPWEGEMIHEVGVEDLELTLGGTKTRC from the exons ATGgcagcaggaggaggaggaggaggatcatCGTCTGGAAGAACTCCAACGTGGAAAGAGAGGGAGAACAATAAGAGGagggagaggaggagaagagcCATCACGGCAAAGATTTACTCTGGTCTCAGGGGTCAAGGTAACTACAAGCTTCCTAAGCACTGCGATAACAACGAGGTCCTTAAAGCTCTCTGTCTCGAAGCTGGTTGGATCGTCGAAGACGATGGCACCACTTATCGCAAG GGGTCTAAGCCACCAGCATCAGACATGTTAGGAACTCCGACAACATTCAGCACAAACTCTTCAATCCAACCAAGTCCACAATCATCTGCTTTCCCAAGCCCAGCACCTTCTTACCATGGAAGTCCCGTCTCCTCTTCCTTCCCTAGCCCGTCTCGTTATGACGGTAACCCTTCCTCGTACCTTCTCCTCCCTTTCCTACACAACATCGCTTCTTCCATTCCAGCAAACCTTCCCCCTCTTAGAATATCAAACAGCGCGCCTGTTACTCCGCCTCTGTCCTCTCCTACTTCTCGTGGCTCAAAGAGGAAACTCATGACACAACAGTTGCCAACTAATGGGTTGAGACATCCGCTTTTCGCTATCTCAGCTCCATCTAGTCCTACACGCCGTGCTGGTCACCAAACACCACCTACTATACCTGAGTGTGACGAGTCCGAGGAGAGTTCGTTTGAGGATTCAGGAAGGTggattaattttcaatctacaGCTCCTAGCTCACCAACGTTTAATCTTGTGAACCAAACATCTATGGTTATTGACATGAAGAGATCAGACTGGGGGATTTCTGGTATGAATATGAAGGGTTCAGAGTTTGAATTCGAGAATAGAACTGTTAAGCCATGGGAAGGTGAAATGATTCATGAAGTTGGCGTAGAAGATCTCGAGCTCACGCTAGGCGGCACTAAAACCCGATGCTGA
- the LOC108830118 gene encoding probable NAD(P)H dehydrogenase (quinone) FQR1-like 2 yields the protein MGKGGGCVPSKKKKPSSLATTTAADGPGTDDAPIPIEDDRTTTTGTTTPAITARTTISPPPLKIFVVFYSMYGHVESLAKRMKKGAEGVEGVEAKLYRVPETLSQEVVEQMKAPAKDSEIPEITAAELAEADGFLFGFPTRYGCMAAQMKAFFDSTGQLWKEQTLAGKPAGFFVSTGTQGGGQETTAWTAITQLVHHGMLFVPIGYTFGAGMFKMDSIRGGSPYGAGVFAGDGSREATETELALAEHQGNYMAAIVKRLAQP from the exons ATGGGGAAAGGAGGCGGATGCGTTccgagcaagaagaagaagccgtCCTCTCtcgccaccaccaccgccgccgATGGTCCCGGAACCGACGATGCTCCGATCCCAATCGAGGACGATCGCACGACGACGACGGGAACGACGACGCCGGCGATCACGGCGAGGACGACGATCTCTCCGCCGCCGCTGAAGATCTTCGTGGTGTTCTACTCGATGTACGGACACGTGGAGAGCTTGgcgaagaggatgaagaagggAGCGGAGGGAGTGGAGGGGGTGGAGGCGAAGCTGTACAGAGTGCCGGAGACGCTTTCTCAGGAGGTCGTCGAGCAGATGAAGGCTCCGGCGAAGGATTCGGAGATCCCGGAGATAACGGCGGCGGAGCTGGCGGAGGCGGATGGGTTTCTGTTTGGGTTTCCGACGAGGTACGGGTGTATGGCGGCGCAGATGAAGGCTTTCTTTGACTCGACGGGACAGCTGTGGAAGGAGCAGACGCTTGCCGGGAAGCCAGCTGGGTTCTTCGTGAGTACGGGGACTCAAGGAGGTGGACAAGAGACCACTGC ATGGACAGCAATCACACAGCTGGTGCACCACGGGATGCTGTTCGTCCCCATAGGCTACACATTCGGAGCAGGAATGTTCAAGATGGACTCGATCCGTGGAGGCTCACCTTATGGAGCGGGTGTGTTCGCTGGTGATGGCTCAAGAGAAGCTACGGAGACAGAGTTGGCTCTTGCTGAACATCAAGGAAACTACATGGCTGCAATTGTCAAAAGACTTGCACAACCTTGA